One stretch of Capra hircus breed San Clemente unplaced genomic scaffold, ASM170441v1, whole genome shotgun sequence DNA includes these proteins:
- the FBXW5 gene encoding F-box/WD repeat-containing protein 5 isoform X2 — protein sequence MDEGGSPLLPDSLVYQVFLSLGPADVLAAGLVCRQWQAVSRDEFLWREQFYRYFQVARDVPRHPAATSWFEEFRRLYDAVPCVEVQTLREHTDQVLHLSFSHSGYQFASCSKDCTVKIWNNDLTISLLHSADMRPYNWSYAQFSQFNQDDSLLLASGVFLGPHSSSSGEIAVISLDTFALLSRVRNKPYDVFGCWLTDTSLISGNLHRIGDITSCSVLWLNNAFQDVESENVNVVKRLFKIQNLNASTIRTVMVADCSRFDSPDLLLDAGAPGTDSSRVFDLGSDGEDEESDPGPARAKGLRRLLDGLLEGRAQPPLPESKLETKVAELLAQGHTKPPEQGRAAAGSKLLIFTTGCLTYSPHQIGIKQILPHQMTTAGPVLGEGRGSDAFFDALDHVIDVHGHIIGMGLSPDNRYLYVNSRAWPSGSVVADPMQPPPIAEEIDLLVFDLKTMREVKRALRAHRAYTPNDECFFIFLDVSRDFVASGAEDRHGYIWDRHYNICLAKLRHEDVVNSVVFSPQEQELLLTASDDATIKAWRSPRTVRVLQAPRPRPRPFFSWFASQKR from the exons ATGGACGAGGGGGGCTCACCCCTGCTTCCAGACAGCCTGGTTTACCAGGTCTTCCTGAGCCTGGGCCCGGCCGACGTGCTGGCCGCCGGGCTGGTGTGCCGCCAGTGGCAGGCCGTGTCCAGGGACGAGTTCCTGTGGAGGGAGCAGTTCTACCGCTACTTCCAGGTGGCCCGAGATGTGCCCCGGCACCCAG CGGCCACGTCCTGGTTCGAGGAGTTCCGCCGCCTCTATGACGCGGTGCCCTGCGTGGAGGTGCAGACGCTCCGGGAGCACACCGACCAGGTCCTGCACCTCAGCTTTTCTCATTCGGGCTACCAGTTTGCTTCCTGCTCCAAGGACTGCACGGTGAAG ATTTGGAACAACGACCTGACCATCTCGCTGCTGCACAGCGCGGACATGCGGCCCTACAATTGGAGCTACGCCCAGTTCTCCCAGTTTAACCAGGACGACTCGCTGCTGCTGGCGTCCGGGGTGTTCCTGGGGCCCCACAGCTCCTCCTCAGGAGAGATCGCGGTCATCAGCCTAG ACACCTTCGCTCTGCTATCCCGGGTTCGGAACAAGCCCTACGACGTGTTCGGCTGCTGGCTCACGGACACCAGCTTGATCTCGGGAAACCTGCACCGCATCGGGGACATCACGTCCTGCTCGGTGCTCTGGCTCAACAACGCCTTCCAG GACGTGGAGTCGGAGAACGTGAACGTGGTGAAGCGGCTCTTCAAGATACAGAACCTCAACGCCAGCACCATCCGCACCGTCATGGTGGCCGACTGCAGCCGCTTCGACAGCCCCGACCTCCTGCTGGACGCCGGTGCCCCCGGCACAGACTCCAGCCGCGTCTTCGACCTGGGCAGCGACGGCGAGGACGAGGAGAGCGACCCGGGCCCGGCCCGCGCCAAGGGCCTGCGGCGCCTCCTGGACGGGCTCCTGGAGGGCCGGGCACAGCCGCCGCTGCCGGAGAGCAAGCTGGAGACTAAGGTGGCCGAGCTGCTGGCCCAGGGCCACACCAAGCCCCCCGAGCAGGGCAGGGCCGCCGCCGGGAGCAAGCTCCTCATCTTCACCACCGGCTGCCTCACCTACTCGCCGCACCAGATCG GCATCAAGCAGATCCTGCCGCACCAGATGACCACAGCCGGGCCCGTGCTGGGCGAGGGCCGGGGCTCCGACGCCTTCTTCGATGCGCTGGACCACGTCATCGACGTGCATGGACACATCATCGGCATGGGCCTGTCCCCTGACAACAG GTACCTGTACGTGAACAGCCGCGCCTGGCCCAGCGGCTCCGTGGTGGCCGACCCCATGCAGCCGCCACCCATCGCCGAGGAGATCGACCTGCTGGTTTTCGATCTCAAGACCATGCGGGAGGTGAAGCGGGCTCTGCGCGCGCACCGCGCCTACACGCCCAACGACGAGTGCTTCTTCATCTTCCTGGACGTCAGCAGGGACTTCGTGGCCAG TGGGGCCGAGGACCGCCACGGCTACATCTGGGACCGCCACTACAACATCTGCCTGGCCAAGCTGCGGCACGAGGATGTGGTCAACTCGGTGGTCTTCAGCCCCCAGGAGCAAGAGCTCCTGCTGACGGCCAGCGACGACGCCACCATCAAAGCCTGGCGCTCGCCACGCACCGTGCGCGTCCTCCAGgccccgcgcccgcgcccacgccccttcttct
- the LOC102183974 gene encoding complement component C8 gamma chain — translation MLTPRIAALLTLLLASSSLGQRARRPPRPPSPISTIQPKANFDAQQFAGTWLLVAVASPCRHLQEQGHRAEATTLHVAPQGSAMTVSTFRKLDGICWAVRQLYGNTGRPGRFLLQARGARGPVDVVVGDTDYRGFAVLYLERARQLSVKLYVRSLPVGDSFLSVFEQRVQGANLTEDHTLFFPKYGFCEAADQFHTLDEARR, via the exons ATGCTAACCCCCAGGATTGCAGCCCTCTTGACTCTGCTCCTGGCCAGCAGCTCCCTGGGTCAGCGGGCACGGAGACCCCCGCGGCCCCCATCCCCTATCAGCACCATCCAGCCCAAGGCCAACTTTGACGCCCAGCAG TTCGCAGGGACCTGGCTCCTGGTGGCCGTGGCCTCCCCGTGTCGCCACCTGCAGGAGCAGGGCCATCGGGCTGAGGCCACCACTCTGCACGTGGCTCCTCAGGGCTCAGCCATGACTGTCAGCACCTTCCGAAAGCT ggatggaatctgctgGGCAGTGCGGCAGCTGTACGGAAACACGGGACGCCCGGGGCGCTTCCTGCTCCAAG CCCGGGGCGCCCGCGGGCCGGTGGACGTGGTCGTCGGGGACACGGACTACCGCGGCTTCGCCGTCTTGTACCTGGAGCGGGCGCGGCAGCTGTCAGTGAAGCTGTACG TCCGCTCGCTGCCCGTGGGCGACTCCTTCCTGAGTGTGTTTGAGCAGCGGGTCCAGGGCGCCAACCTGACCGAGGACCACACCCTGTTTTTCCCCAAGTACG GTTTCTGCGAGGCCGCGGACCAGTTCCACACCCTGGACG AAGCGCGGAGGTGA
- the FBXW5 gene encoding F-box/WD repeat-containing protein 5 isoform X1 — translation MPSRAVGGAGGAPAGLARLRSAPGSCASLLGPGGQCPPWSHWQPRGLCVSGPPGQNVTMDEGGSPLLPDSLVYQVFLSLGPADVLAAGLVCRQWQAVSRDEFLWREQFYRYFQVARDVPRHPAATSWFEEFRRLYDAVPCVEVQTLREHTDQVLHLSFSHSGYQFASCSKDCTVKIWNNDLTISLLHSADMRPYNWSYAQFSQFNQDDSLLLASGVFLGPHSSSSGEIAVISLDTFALLSRVRNKPYDVFGCWLTDTSLISGNLHRIGDITSCSVLWLNNAFQDVESENVNVVKRLFKIQNLNASTIRTVMVADCSRFDSPDLLLDAGAPGTDSSRVFDLGSDGEDEESDPGPARAKGLRRLLDGLLEGRAQPPLPESKLETKVAELLAQGHTKPPEQGRAAAGSKLLIFTTGCLTYSPHQIGIKQILPHQMTTAGPVLGEGRGSDAFFDALDHVIDVHGHIIGMGLSPDNRYLYVNSRAWPSGSVVADPMQPPPIAEEIDLLVFDLKTMREVKRALRAHRAYTPNDECFFIFLDVSRDFVASGAEDRHGYIWDRHYNICLAKLRHEDVVNSVVFSPQEQELLLTASDDATIKAWRSPRTVRVLQAPRPRPRPFFSWFASQKR, via the exons ATGCCCAGCAGGGCAGTtggtggggcaggaggagcaCCCGCTGGGCTGGCTCGGCTCCGCTCAGCCCCGGGCTCCTGTGCCTCTCTCCTTGGGCCTGGGGGCCAGTGTCCTCCCTGGTCCCACTGGCAGCCAAGGGGCCTGTGTGTTTCAGGGCCGCCTGGGCAGAATGTCACGATGGACGAGGGGGGCTCACCCCTGCTTCCAGACAGCCTGGTTTACCAGGTCTTCCTGAGCCTGGGCCCGGCCGACGTGCTGGCCGCCGGGCTGGTGTGCCGCCAGTGGCAGGCCGTGTCCAGGGACGAGTTCCTGTGGAGGGAGCAGTTCTACCGCTACTTCCAGGTGGCCCGAGATGTGCCCCGGCACCCAG CGGCCACGTCCTGGTTCGAGGAGTTCCGCCGCCTCTATGACGCGGTGCCCTGCGTGGAGGTGCAGACGCTCCGGGAGCACACCGACCAGGTCCTGCACCTCAGCTTTTCTCATTCGGGCTACCAGTTTGCTTCCTGCTCCAAGGACTGCACGGTGAAG ATTTGGAACAACGACCTGACCATCTCGCTGCTGCACAGCGCGGACATGCGGCCCTACAATTGGAGCTACGCCCAGTTCTCCCAGTTTAACCAGGACGACTCGCTGCTGCTGGCGTCCGGGGTGTTCCTGGGGCCCCACAGCTCCTCCTCAGGAGAGATCGCGGTCATCAGCCTAG ACACCTTCGCTCTGCTATCCCGGGTTCGGAACAAGCCCTACGACGTGTTCGGCTGCTGGCTCACGGACACCAGCTTGATCTCGGGAAACCTGCACCGCATCGGGGACATCACGTCCTGCTCGGTGCTCTGGCTCAACAACGCCTTCCAG GACGTGGAGTCGGAGAACGTGAACGTGGTGAAGCGGCTCTTCAAGATACAGAACCTCAACGCCAGCACCATCCGCACCGTCATGGTGGCCGACTGCAGCCGCTTCGACAGCCCCGACCTCCTGCTGGACGCCGGTGCCCCCGGCACAGACTCCAGCCGCGTCTTCGACCTGGGCAGCGACGGCGAGGACGAGGAGAGCGACCCGGGCCCGGCCCGCGCCAAGGGCCTGCGGCGCCTCCTGGACGGGCTCCTGGAGGGCCGGGCACAGCCGCCGCTGCCGGAGAGCAAGCTGGAGACTAAGGTGGCCGAGCTGCTGGCCCAGGGCCACACCAAGCCCCCCGAGCAGGGCAGGGCCGCCGCCGGGAGCAAGCTCCTCATCTTCACCACCGGCTGCCTCACCTACTCGCCGCACCAGATCG GCATCAAGCAGATCCTGCCGCACCAGATGACCACAGCCGGGCCCGTGCTGGGCGAGGGCCGGGGCTCCGACGCCTTCTTCGATGCGCTGGACCACGTCATCGACGTGCATGGACACATCATCGGCATGGGCCTGTCCCCTGACAACAG GTACCTGTACGTGAACAGCCGCGCCTGGCCCAGCGGCTCCGTGGTGGCCGACCCCATGCAGCCGCCACCCATCGCCGAGGAGATCGACCTGCTGGTTTTCGATCTCAAGACCATGCGGGAGGTGAAGCGGGCTCTGCGCGCGCACCGCGCCTACACGCCCAACGACGAGTGCTTCTTCATCTTCCTGGACGTCAGCAGGGACTTCGTGGCCAG TGGGGCCGAGGACCGCCACGGCTACATCTGGGACCGCCACTACAACATCTGCCTGGCCAAGCTGCGGCACGAGGATGTGGTCAACTCGGTGGTCTTCAGCCCCCAGGAGCAAGAGCTCCTGCTGACGGCCAGCGACGACGCCACCATCAAAGCCTGGCGCTCGCCACGCACCGTGCGCGTCCTCCAGgccccgcgcccgcgcccacgccccttcttct